One part of the Astatotilapia calliptera chromosome 9, fAstCal1.2, whole genome shotgun sequence genome encodes these proteins:
- the LOC113028847 gene encoding zinc finger protein 431-like, producing MSSTQMDRHEARRQRSQEADKPHRRKREKKYSCDECGKEFTQNSSLKCHRLIHTGERPFTCDLCGKSFTDAGSLKTHQLIHSGLKPYSCDQCGKAFARSSYLKSHQVTHSGIKAYSCDICGKTFRHQGYRNIHLRIHTRHEVYCCDQCGKLFVTDTQLQHHMFTHNEERPYKCDKCEKTFKAPHYLRVHQQIHTNKKLYKCSYCEKQSDTDGSSSQPCRHCGGGKEFHCDLCEKTFSNQKSLKLHQRRHTGDKMSYCKECGKGFPIPSKLKEHELCHSGVKKHVCDQCESSFTIARDLKIHKRVHTGEKPYKCRHCDKSFSRSGHRNIHENTHIEGNFSCDQCDKSFKNLSSYSEHKRSHAVNKLFHCYQCAKTFTSLSALCKHQRDHAGQ from the exons atgagctcaacacagatG gaccgaCATGAAGCGAGacgtcagcgctctcaggaggccgacaaacctcacagaagaaagagagagaaaaaatacagctgtgacgagtgtgggaaggagtTTACTCAGAACTCCAGCTTGAAATGTCATCGGCTCATCCACACTGGGGAGAGACCATTcacctgtgacttgtgtggaaagtcttttaccgacGCCGGAAGCttgaaaacacaccaactcatccacagtggacttaaaccatacagctgtgatcagtgtggcaaagCTTTTGCTCGCAGTAGCTACTTAAAGAGTCATcaagttacccactctggaattaaggcgtaCAGCTGCgacatttgtggaaaaactttcagacaTCAAGGGTATCGAAATATTCACCTACGCATCCACACCAGACATGAAGTTtactgctgtgatcagtgtgggaaacTATTTGTAACAGACACACAGTTACAACATCACATGTTTACTCACaatgaggagagaccttataaatgtgacaaGTGTGAGAAGACGTTTAAAGCTCCACATTACCTGAGAGtccaccaacagatccacaccaatAAGAAACTgtacaagtgcagttactgtgag aagcagagcgacacagatggatccagttctcaaccctgtcgtcactgtggtggtgggaaagagttTCACTGTGACCTTTGTGAAAAAACTTTCAGTAATCAAAAGAGCCTAAAGCTACATCAACgcagacacactggagacaaaatgagctactgcaaagaatgtgggaaagGCTTCCCCATACCAAGTAAATTAAAAGAACATGAACTCTgtcacagtggggttaaaaagcatgtctgtgaccagtgtgagTCATCCTTCACCATTGCACGTGATCTTAAAATACAtaaacgagtccacacaggagagaaaccatacaagtgcagacactgtgacaaaagcttctcacGGTCAGGTCATCGTAATATTCATGAAAATACACACATTGAAGGGAacttcagctgtgaccagtgtgacaaaagcttcaagaatctcagttcatactccgaacacaaacgatcccacgctgtaaataaactgtttcactgttaccaatgtgcaaaaacattcacttcattatctgctctgtgcaaacatcagcgtgatCATGCAGGACAGTGA